The Porites lutea chromosome 7, jaPorLute2.1, whole genome shotgun sequence genome includes the window GGGAAATCTTGTTTACAGCATATCCTGCCGCCGATGCCCAGTTCTTTACATTGGTGAAACTGAACGAAACCTCAGGAGTCGTTTTAGCGAACGTTTGCGAAGTATACGCATGCGCAACAACACTCTTGAGCTTCCTGTGGCGCAACATTTCAACTCCACGTGCCACAGTATTTCCTAATTCCAGGTGTGTAATGTGGGGATGGCTCTATGCAGTGGAACCGACATCCAACCGAAGCAGCGTGAAATGAGGGTTTTCTTGCAGCTAGGAACCGTTCAAAGCTAAAGGACTAAATATCAATTTCAGCTGCGCTCGCTATTATTTACACGCGCTCGAGCCTCATTTTTATGTCTATGACAATTGCCGGTAGCCCTACTAATAACGGTTTTCTTGATACTGAAGAAGACTGAGTTATATACCCGAAACACCTGTTTCCTAAAAACATTTGACACCTTTTGACTTTTCAATGGATCATATTATCCTAAAAACCGTAAACCAGCTAGATGAGATGTATTAGTTCTCACAGTTATATCCCGGTGTGGTTGTTGATGGCCGACACTATTTGCAGTAATGAAAATATTGCTATGTCATAAATTAAGACTTAGATTGGACGTAGTTTGCAGGGGCATGGCTCTTTGTTGGCCCCTGGctgttcaaaacctttttaaCTGTTTACTGAGAAATTATCTGCCTTCCTTTTCCTATACACGAGTAACAGTAATAACAATACAGTCAAatctctttaatacggacaccaaagggacagaaccaagtgtccgctttacagaggtgtccgtattatagaggtagggaatgtaggatttttggcatttctgggaccaaaccaACTGTCCGTAACAGAGAGGTGTTggtattatagaggtgtccgtaaggagaggttcgactgtatattaTTTCAACAGTGCTTAATTGACATGTGATCAAAAGCACTTTGCAGTGGAAGACCTAATTTTGCTATTTACATGTTTTGAATATAAGGATAATAATTGGCTAGAAAGAAGTTTACACTGGAACATAGAACGCACTTGATATAATAGAAAATCAATATTCTAAATCCTAAAGATAATAAATTAGTATAACTTTAGCTTCTACATAATTACGTAAATTGGACATCAGACTGTTCTAGACAAGAATttcaggttatttttttttaagtgggggCGAGCAACGTGAACCTGGGAGGTTAGAGACACTCTCAtcttattaattaatattacttTCCAGGAAAGTATAAAGTTTTGTCCGGTAAACGAGTAGTTGATAAATTGGTTGTGGATTTTCCTCAAAAAATGTTTCTAGGTTATGTGTGTAAAATTGGCAGGATTGACCAGAATTTCCAAGATAACGTATCTGTGAAAAAGATCTATCCTTCCTGAATTCGCCGCTTATCAAGTAATCACTTAAAATATGGAGCTTAATAAATAGTTCAGAAATAAACAGTTTGCATCGTTCCAGATAGAAAACGATTGACCAGATCCACCAGGTCCGTCGCCAAGGGTTTAATAATGTGAAATTAAAGTTCGAAACAGTTTTGCTATAAAAACAGCAACCTTAGTGATGTGCGAAAAAAGTTTAAACGATGGGTAAGTATAAGACCAATTTCGAGAAAAATGCTGTGGCCGTCTAGTGGTCTTTAAATACATTGTATTGCAGGCCACTCACAGGCTGAAACATTCCCAGAAGCTAATGCTAATAGGCCAATAACGGGTGGGAGTTGATTTCTACGATACTTGCAGTCTCAAGAATCGTGGAGTATTTATCATATGTCCGCTTAGTATTCTTTTGCTGCTTCCTTCGCAGAGGCAGTTATGGCTTCGCCacgcgtgacgaagccctaTAAAACGTCCGAGCGAGAGGCTATATCCTTATGAGCTGCAACACAGTAGGCCCCACCTCATAGAACCAACGACGGCCTATCGAAAGGCTTGAGTGCTATGTACCAGTGCCCCACACCTAGACTTTAAGGCGCCTAAGAAGGAGCTGTTTTATGAAGCAGGTCTTCTTGCACATAGTCAGTGATAGACAAGACAAACTTAAAAGCAGGTGACACACGCACACCAACCCACCTCCTGGCCAGTTTGTCTTTCTGGATTTACTGGCGCACAGATCGGCAAAAATGCTGATCCGCCTTCCCAGCGCATGCCGTGGGAGAGTTGCCGTACAGTTTCCAGCCAACAGCTCCCATGCGTGTTGTGTTGAGCTGGCGCTTAAAGTAGTGCTTTTTACTTCCCTTGGCAGGAAAGGGCCTTTGAACACGTGAGCCCTAATAAGGGTGAACAGCTTTTTATGGCTGCCACGACCTTGATGATacggctgtgcgcatgcgttagGTACTGGGCGGGCCAGTTTTCAATTTCCTTAAAATTCAGATCACGACGAAAAGTGTTTTTAGATCGATTATCGAGGAAGCGTACCGAAGAGTTAGTGTATTTTAATGCGTTCAAAACGCCCGTTTCAAAACGTATGTCCAGggaatttgtgtaaaataaaTACTAAAAATACAACGTCAAGGAGTAGAGTAACTAAGCATCCATTAATGTGGCTCTTAGCTTTTTTAGCCCCGGCCACGAGGAAGTTTTTGTGCTGCTGAGGAACAGTGATCACGCTCTTGCGATCCAGAGCGGGGGAAAGTTTTTCATCTATGAACAATATGATTTGTCACCACTTGTAGTTCTGTCTTTTCTCTGCAAACTGTTTGAAGCAGCTCTAAAAGTGTTGAAAATATAGTTGAAAATACGTGCTTAATGCTAATTTTACTAATGTTTTTTTGGCAATACGATCATAAAGTGCACAATTTGGCAGTTAAACTCGAGCGCAGCTACCTTCAGTTCACGCAATTAAGCCCAGGCTTAGCAGATAAATATGAGGTAAAAAAATGCATATTCATCAAGTGTGCATAAAACATGCAGTTTTTATAACATTTACTTTTCGATCGAGCAAAAAATGGGAAATCAGTTATGAAACCACGAGTCTAGACTAAACTATAATGGGTTCTTCTTCAACAAAAACTCAAGAATGGTAACTTCTTTTACCACCTTGGATTTTTTTACGAACTTCTGTACTTGTTGGCTCCAATAATATTGCTCGATAACGTTGTGGCACTTAACAAGAAACCCTACTCCCCCGCTAAACTCATATCAATACCTGAGAAGTCTTTTGCGATTGGCTATAGGAGCAGCTTATTAGCATATATGGAACCTGCAAATCATTTACTCGGTGAAAACGATTTCCTATTTTAAATATCACCTTAAAGGGGGTTAAGGTTGGGTTGTCCAGTCTAACTAAGAATTAATAGGTtcttcttcaacaaaaatagaaGGCTTGTTACTTCTTTTACTCCCTTTGATTTTACGAACTTCTGCCGGTACTGCAATTACATGTGGCACTTGACAGGAAACCCCACTCCCCCGCGTAACTCATATCAATGCCTGAGAAGTCTTTGTGATTGGCTATAGGAGAGGCTTATTAGCATTATACATGGCAACTTCGAATCATTTACTTGGTCACAACGATTTCCTGTTTTAAATATCACCTTAAAGAGGGTTAAGGTTGGGTTGTCCTGTCAGTATAAAATAAGGAGAGCAAAGAGAGAGAACAGTGTTGACTTCTAAACAGAATTTAAACAATGAGCGTGAGGAAGCCAGGTACTAAAATAACAGTTTGAAATCATGTCAGATCAATTAGTCGATCCACCGAACTGAGGTGTTGAGCTTTTTTTATTGGCTAAACtttgcaataaattatttatgaatgtgtgattacaaattaaaaatacaatacGCGCTTAACAGCAGAAGTTACAGCAATAGACAGACAGTTAAGAGTTACTAGGAGATATTTCATACCATTACTGTGAGTATTATTCGAATTTTTATCGTTAACATTTCCCTTaaattttcagttaataaattttcccttgcatgaacGAAACTTTTGTACTTCTCCAGCCCACGCCCCTATAACGTTTCTAACGGTCCGCGGCCGAGTTTTATCCCAAACTCTTACAATACGTCGCCTATGCTGTCATTTCTCGCACTCATATATTAAAACCTTCTCAGAGTGCTGGAGTACGCTGATAGTCATGAtatttgatatatatatatatatatatattcgcgagccaaaagcacatttttgcgaTCTACGCCcgtacaaaagaacattttatgagTCTTTTAAGAGCTTTTTGGTAATCAGTTGCTGGTAGATATGAACCCCGGGACCCGGGATATCAACAAAAAGCCAAAACCTGCACGAGAAATGCATAGACCTGTCATGTAGCTACACCATTTTTAAACAGGTGTGTGAAATGTTATCGTTAGCAATACGATCATAAAGTACACAATTTGGCAGGTAAACACAGGAAGCAAGGTAGAAGCTGCTTGCCGTTAAGCAATTAACAGGCTTAACAGGAAAATATGAGGCAATTATAAATGCCTGCTATCATGTGTGCAGAAGCAGCCAGTGTTTATATCATTTACTTCTCGATCGAACTAAAAACGGGAAATTCGAAAAGCAGGAGTCTGCTGTCGGGCAAAGGGAAACTAGCAGGTTCTTACTCAATAAATAGACGAGGCTTGTTCCTTGTTTGACTGCTTTTAATTGTTACGAATTGTTGGTCACAATTTTATCGCTCGATAACGCTGTAGTTATCATAGATTCAGACCAGAGTGACAAAAACGCTTTAAAACTCATATCAATGCTTGAGTAAGTCTTGTAATTGGTTAGGAGAAATTCATTAACATTGAACCTTCGAgttatttactttgtcaaatcgATTTTCTGTcttaaatttcactttcaagCTTGGGTTGTCCAGTCAATATAAAACCAAGGAAAGCAAAGAGAGAGAACAAAGAATTGGTttctaaacaaaatttaaacaatatcataCAGTAACCACTGTTAGTTTATTCTAATGTGTTCAAAACGCCCATTTGAAAACGTATGTTGAATTTGCGTCAAATAGATAGCAAAAATACAATGCCAGGCcaagaacatttttaatgtGGCTCTTAGCCCCATGTGGAAGTGTAAAAGAGTCATCAGGGAGTCTTGTGGTCAAGAGCGCAGGAAATTTTCTCATCTACGAACGATAACATTTTATCACTATTGTAGTTTTGTCTCCTCTTGCTAAATCGTTTGAAACAGTTCCAAGACTGGATCGCCCGCCATTGTCTGCCGCCTTCTGTACAACGCAGACAACGCAGTATATGCATCGCGGCCATCAGTTAAGTTTCAAACgttttaaactttaatttttgtccCCTTGCGAGGCCTTAgcacaataattgttattaagACCGACATGGCTTAAACTTCCTGTTTGTCTTAAATTTTctgtttaactttttggttcgtgtattttttttttgcaatgggCGAACGGCGTACGTGCCACAAAAACATgcggtttttttctttgctcaaGTTCTTTTGACGACGTAAACATTACTGTCAAAGCTTGGGGTGGCGCTAAAATTTCAACAGATGTTTATAATTGTCCGTtttattccttcctttttttcggTAGAACCTCTTCTATAACTTAGCGGTTCTGCAGTAATTAAGAGTTGTTAGTTGTACAGTTGTACATCACCTGCCTACGCCCCCGATAACGTTTCTTAATGGTCCGTCCCTGAGTTTTATTTACCGCCCAACCTTTAACAATACGTGGCCTATGCTGTCACATTTCGCAGTCATGGCAGACTTAATCCTCAGTTAAGTACACCAACAGCAATCGTGGTCattttttattcacgagtgtTCCACGTACCTCTAAATCTTAACATATTCAGTCAAAAGCACATTTTTACGACTTACACCTGTACAAGAGAACATTTCATGAGTCTTCTAAGAACTTTTCGataattactactaaaaatAGATTGATAATCATGATACATTTATTCGCGAGTGTTCCACGAACCTCGTTAAAACTCTTCAACCAAAACCACATTTTTTGCAACCTACGCCtgtacaaaagaacattttatgagTCTTTTAAGAGCTTTCCGGTAATTACTGCTAAACATGAAACAGATAACTGGGTTGATAGCGGAGTAAGCGCTAGCCGTATAAAACGTGACTTTATAGTATATCCAGAAACTACACGATAAATGCGTGAAAGTGTCCCGATACTGTTTGATTAAATAGTTCAAAGAGTAAGGTAACCAGCAAAACGCAAACACTGTTACGATAGCAATGGACATTTGAAGCACGTTTCTGTTTCTTCTGTCTCGCTGTTGCTGACTGTTGGCGGACTGTTCACCTGGGTGTACCTGTGTCTTGAGCTTGATAACAATGATGGAGTAAAGAATGACTAGCAACAGCACAGGGATGTATACAAATAGACTGATGTAAGTTAGTAAGAAACTTTCAAAGGACGATGACTCTCCGAATGCTTTCTCCCATTCAATAACACACCGGGTTCCCTCTGGGTATTCAACGAGCTCGTGGGTGAAAAAGTATGGCGAATTGACCGCTACAGCAACTATCCATGTAGCGAGAATGAAGAAGGGACACAGCTTGGATCCGATGAGTGGGGAACGGAGTGGGAACACCACGGCTCCAAAGCGATCCACTGCTATCAGAATCAGATTCTGAATCGAAACGACAAAGGAGACGTTACTAAAGAAAGGGACAAGCTTACACAAGGCCTGACCAACCTTTCCACCAATAGGAAACGAATTGGTGTGCAAGTGTGACAGGTACAAAGGTATCCAGAATATTGGGTACAGCAAATCAGATGAGGCCATGTTTGCGATGAAAAAGTTTATCGGTTTTCTTAAGTTTGGCGTTTTATAAACGATCATAACAATGAGAGAATTTGCGGCCAGTGAAACGATAAGGAACAGACAGTAGGTAACGGTTCCTCCGATTTTCCACGCGGTGGAATTTAACTGAGTAAAGCAGCTCCAAGACCCGCTGGATCCGTTGGCCATTGAGTTCATGCTGAGTTTTGAGACGTATCTGGGGAATTGTACACATGCAGTCAAGTAACTTTGAATTACTGCTCTGTATATTGCGTATGCTGTTTGAGTCAGAACTTTTATTGACAATCGTAAGCCCCCTGCGAAGCTTCAGTACAGCTGTCCTCTGAAgcctttaatattattttaagatCGATTATCGAGGAAGCGTAACGAAGAGCTGTTAGTGTGTTTTAATGTGTTCAAAACGCCCGTTTCAAAACGTATGTTCAGggaatttgtgtaaaataaatactgaaaatacaagGTCAAGGAGTAGAGTAACTAAGCATCCATTAATGTGGCTCTTAGCTTTTTTAGCCCCGGCCACGAGGAAGTTTTTGTGCTGCTGAGGAACAGTGATCACGCTCTTGCGATCCAGAGGGCAGGAAAGTTTTTCATCTGTGATGAACACTATGATTTGTCACCACTTGTAGTTCTGTCTTTTCTCTGTAAACTGTTTGAAGCAGCTCTAAAACTGTTGAAAATATAGTTGAAAAAGCGTGCTTAATGCTAATTTTACTGATGTTTTTCTTTGGCAATACGATCATAAAGTGCACAATTTGGCAGTTAAAGTAGAGCGCAGCTGCCTTCAAGCTGCTAAGCCCGGGCTAAGCAGATAAATATTAGGTAAAAAGAAGTGCATATTCATCAAGTGTGCATAAAACATGCAGTTTTTATAACATTTGCTTTTCGATCGaacaaaaaatgggaaattatgAAACCAAGAGTCTAGACTAAACTATAATGGGTTCTTCTTCAACAAAAACACAAGACTTGTTACTTCTTTTACCGCCTTTGATTTTTTTACGAACTTCTGTACTTGCTGGCTCTAATAATATTGCTCGATAACGTTGGGCACTTCACAAGAAACCCCACTCCCCCGCTTAACTCATATCAATACCTGAGAAGTCTTTTGCGATTGGATAAAGGAGCGGTTTATTAGCATATATGGAACCTTCGCATCATTTACTTGGTGAAAACGATTTCCTATTTTAAATATCACCTTCAAGGAGGTTAGGTTTGGGTTTTCCAGTCTAACTAAGAATTAATAGGTtcttcttcaacaaaaatagaaGGCTTGTTACTTCTTTTACTCCCTTTGATATTTACGAACCTTCTGCCAGTACTACAATTATATGTGGCACTTTACAAAAAACCCCACTCCCCCGCTTAACTCATATCAATACCTGAGAAGTCTTTCGCGATTGGCTATAGGAGAGGCTTATAAGCATATATGGAACTTTCGAATCATTTACTTGGTGAAAACGATTTCCTGTTTTAAGTATCACCTTAAAGGGGGTTAAGGTTGGGTTGTCCTGTCAGTATAAAATAAGGAGAGCAAACAGAGAGAACAAAGTATTGGCTTCTAAACAGAAtttaaacattgaaaatcatGTCAGATCAATTAGTCGATCCACCGAACCGAGGTGTTGAGCTTTTTCTATTGGCTAAACtttgcaataaattatttatgaatgtctagttacaaattaaaaatgccATACGTGCTGAACAGCAGAAGTTACAACAATAGAGAGACAGTTAAGAGTTACTAGGAGATATTTCATACCATTATCATTATTCGAATTTTTATCGTTAACATTTCGCTTaaattttcagttaataaattttcCCCTTGCATGAACGAATACTTTTGTACTTCTCCTGCCCACGCCCCTATAACGTTTCTAACGATCCGCAGCCGAGTTTTATCCCAGGCAAACTCTTACAATACGTCGCCTATGCTGTCATTTCTCGCAATCATATATTAAAACCTCAGAGTGCTGGAGTACACTGATAGTCATGATATATGACATATTCGCCTACTAAACTGAGCATATTTTTGCGATCTACGCCcgtacaaaagaacattttatgagTCTTTTAAGAGCTTTTTTTGGTAATCCATTCCtgctaaaaatgaaaaagaaaatcgggTTGATAGCACAGTACGCGTTAGACATATACATGGTGACATCAGTCAAAAACTGCACGAGAAATGCATAGACCTGTCATGTAGCTACGGTGAGACTGAAACGATTCTCGGAAAAGTTAACCTACGTGCTTAACACCATTTTTAAACGGGTGTGTCAAATGTTATCGTTAGCAATAAGATCATAAAGTACACAATTTGGCAGGTAGACACAGGAAACAGGGTAGAAGCTGCCTGCCGTTGAGCAATTAACAGGCTTAACAGGAAAATATGAAGCAAAAATAAATGCCTGCTATCATGTGTGCATGAAGCAGCCAGTGTTTATATCATTTACTTCTCGATCGAACTTAAAACGGGAAATTCTAAAAGCAGGAGTCTGCTGTCGGCAAAGGGAAACTAGCAGGTTCTTACTCAAGAGAAATAGTCGACGAGGCTTGTTACTTCGTTGACTGCTTTTAATTGTCACGAATTGTTGGTTACAGTTTTATTGCTCGATAACGCTGTGgcaataatttttataatgACCAGAGTGACTCAAACGCCTTAAAACTCATATCATTATGCTTGAGTAAGTCTTGTAATTGGCTAGGAGAAACTCATTAACATTGCACCTTCGAgttatttactttgtcaaatcgATTTTCGGCCTTAAATTTCACTTCCAAGCTTGGGTTGTCCAGTCAATATAAAACCAAGGAAAGCAAAGAGAGAGAACAAAGAATTGGTttctaaacaaaatttaaacaatatcataCAGAAAACACTGAATAGTATCCCCTTTTCTATAGCCCGCGCAAATgaaatcggacgaaggacttttttggaAGTCTATAACTCTGTTGCTTACATTTTCATCGCTTAACAGtatatttatgtatgtatgtatgtatgtaaatctttatttaaacacgggaaatcatcagttaagcttaagttaaaaactaaaactaattacaaccactttacatgattgccgtgtgggaatccaatatatcagctaccttcttgatatttcgcttaaaatgctcaacggatgcagcatttttttaagtttttgggcaagttattccataacatggccccgctgtaagagaagcttcgtttGAATGATTGGTGCTTGGTTTGGACAGGGTCAGccttccctcagagtttcttaagttgtaagcagagtgacgctgagagaaaagactttgtagataTTCCGGAGCAAGGTCAACcatggttttatacatcattaaggctttttgtttcttttgtcgaagagatagcctctcccagctgagggtggagagaaggtggtttgagctcgcatcaaagggtgatttagtaataactctggctgcacgattctgtaatttttggagcttatcactcaagtaaccactcaaacagtcccagtcggggctgcagtaatcaaaatgaggcataattaaggcgttataaatttgaatttcagtttctttggatataaacggccgcacacgttttagggcgcctatagctgaagagactttcttgcaaatctcttcaacgtgtttaccccaagagagttgagcatctatggtaagacccaaggatttggtatgatcgactctcttgataatttggtcatcaattctgatttctacatcgtcacattgggcagatagtctttgtcttgatccaataatcattagctctgttttagcaacatttagacTGAGCTTGTTAGCTTTCAGCCAACAGCTAAGGTTATTTAATTCAGGGGTTAGAGCTAGCTTAAGCTCT containing:
- the LOC140944643 gene encoding QRFP-like peptide receptor, whose product is MANGSSGSWSCFTQLNSTAWKIGGTVTYCLFLIVSLAANSLIVMIVYKTPNLRKPINFFIANMASSDLLYPIFWIPLYLSHLHTNSFPIGGKVGQALCKLVPFFSNVSFVVSIQNLILIAVDRFGAVVFPLRSPLIGSKLCPFFILATWIVAVAVNSPYFFTHELVEYPEGTRCVIEWEKAFGESSSFESFLLTYISLFVYIPVLLLVILYSIIVIKLKTQVHPGEQSANSQQQRDRRNRNVLQMSIAIVTVFAFCWLPYSLNYLIKQYRDTFTHLSCSFWIYYKVTFYTASAYSAINPVICFMFSSNYRKALKRLIKCSFVQA